The following proteins are encoded in a genomic region of Populus trichocarpa isolate Nisqually-1 chromosome 13, P.trichocarpa_v4.1, whole genome shotgun sequence:
- the LOC18104265 gene encoding uncharacterized protein LOC18104265, translating into MMKSSLLLMNLMKKGRSFLPKSCKYLFIAFHKECQTIDGNHVMTLQDWVDFWFRDDLRYKVPFSVGNSSGSNKTTYPSGSIDKSRLHSSKFIHPFKELNVPFHIQDEVYLAAFLSCWLCKFVFPSKDVDVIRFSTFKVASMMAVGRQFSLAIPVLTSIFKGLKEVQFALSVTARDIHFPIHFLSSWLAEKFGTHQIAISPAKLVGMTKYAGVGSTKHFNESQANALFRDPKRVIFPALLPLAKVVILCDDGNLSVLKSDYFMCIRSGYLTLRYNDTFIIESYCPDRFSRQFGFCQHIPRDFGGRTRVPTLEDVSQLWHSFTKLNTHSQCKLPLPPNDKLPLVTKRYMDWWTLKWSKVCSPEMKIILKSPANVAIVS; encoded by the coding sequence ATGATGAAGTCATCCCTTCTACTGATGAACTTAATGAAGAAAGGACGTTCTTTTCTTCCAAAGAGCTGTAAGTACCTGTTCATCGCCTTTCATAAAGAATGTCAGACCATTGATGGTAACCATGTAATGACCCTTCAAGATTGGGTAGATTTCTGGTTTCGAGATGACTTGAGATACAAGGTACCTTTTTCTGTGGGTAATTCTAGCGGATCAAATAAGACTACTTATCCATCTGGCTCAATTGACAAGTCTCGTCTTCATTCCAGCAAATTCATTCATCCTTTTAAAGAGCTTAATGTCCCTTTTCATATTCAAGATGAAGTTTATTTAGCGGCTTTTCTTTCATGCTGGCTATGCAAATTTGTATTTCCTAGCAAGGACGTTGATGTCATTCGTTTTAGTACTTTCAAAGTAGCATCCATGATGGCGGTTGGAAGGCAATTCTCTCTTGCGATACCAGTTCTAACAAGTATCTTCAAAGGTCTAAAGGAAGTCCAATTTGCATTAAGTGTGACCGCACGAGACATCCATTTTCCTATTCATTTTCTCAGTAGTTGGCTTGCAGAAAAATTTGGCACCCATCAAATAGCCATTAGCCCTGCCAAGTTAGTTGGGATGACAAAATATGCCGGCGTGGGGTCGACAAAACATTTCAATGAATCTCAAGCTAATGCTCTTTTCAGAGATCCGAAGAGAGTCATATTTCCTGCATTACTTCCCCTAGCCAAAGTTGTGATCTTGTGTGATGATGGCAACTTATCAGTCCTCAAGAGTGACTACTTTATGTGTATTCGATCCGGCTATTTGACTCTTCGTTATAATGATACTTTTATTATTGAGTCTTACTGTCCTGATAGATTCAGTAGACAATTTGGGTTTTGCCAGCATATTCCCCGTGACTTTGGAGGGAGAACTAGAGTTCCAACCTTGGAGGATGTATCCCAACTTTGGCATAGTTTTACCAAACTCAACACTCATTCTCAGTGCAAGCTTCCGTTGCCCCCAAATGATAAACTTCCTTTGGTGACTAAACGTTACATGGACTGGTGGACTCTGAAGTGGTCCAAAGTTTGTTCTCCAGAGATGAAGATCATTCTTAAAAGTCCTGCTAATGTTGCCATAGTAtcttga